A stretch of DNA from Chelonoidis abingdonii isolate Lonesome George chromosome 8, CheloAbing_2.0, whole genome shotgun sequence:
agcaacaaaaatgattagggatatggaacatcttctgcatgaggagagattaataagactgggacttttcagcttggaaaagagatgactaagggggagatatgatagaggtctataaaatcatgactggtgtggagaaagtaaataaggaagtgttatttactccttctcataatataagaactatgggtcaccaaatgaaattaatagacaggaggtttgaaacaaacaaacacacaacctagtcaacctgtggaactccttgtcagaggatattgtgaaggccaagactatagcaagTTTCAAAAAAGAGCTAGTTAAATTTATGGCAGCTCAGTTCATCGCCagcaatggcttttagccaggatgggtggggatggtgtccctagcctctgttcaggggtagctccaggcaccagcacaccaagcgcgtgcttggggcggcaggcaggttgccttgggtggcatgcctgtggagggtccgctggtcctgtggctttggcagacctcccataGGCTGCCGCTGAATTCATGGGACcggagacctcctgcaggcaagcccccaaaggcagcctgcctgccatgcttggggcagcaaaatgcctagagctgcctctgcctctgtttgtcagaggctgggaatgaatgacaggggatggatcacttgatgattacctgttctgttcattccctctggggcaccttgcaGTGGCCATTGTCCAAAGACAGGgcactgggttagatggaccattggtctgacctaatatggctattcttatgtatGTTCTCTAAGCCAATGTTTCTCAGTCTGGGGTCTGCAGGAGGGGAACTTCAGGGGATCACAAGCATGAGGGGGTAGgtagcagggcaattgcctgccCCCCAGAAAGTTAATGTACGTTTCAGCCCCAGGCTAGGCTGAAACCCAGAACCCTGTGGGGCTGCTGAAATCTGGAGCCCTgagttggtgggggggggggtgtcatttttttttttttaagtccaaaggGGGTGGCCAGCAGGAAAAGGTAGAGATACACACTGGTGTAAGCGGTGCCTACCCAGGGCCATGGCTTGGTGTTCTCCGGCAAGCCAATACCATGTGGGCCCAGCCTGCTGGGTCCATTGCCAATGCGATCTCAGCGCAGCCCCTCACACCCCGTGTCCCCCGGCCGAGCGCGCTTGGCGGGGCTGTTCACCCTGTCCAGTCCCCGTGGAGCAGGGGCGGTGCGGAGACGTGCCAGCTCCTAAGGAGCCGAGCGAAGGCCTAGGACTATAACACAGGCGCCTCCCACCGAAGGACCCGCAAAGGGGCCTGTGTGGCCCTGCGGGGAGGGCCGCGGCGCCAGGGAGCTGGGCCCGGGGCTGCGGAACGGGCCGCTTCCTGGTTCCAGGCGGGCCGGGGGCGGCATCAGCCCGGCGacatgcacagcagcagcagcctgggcgCGATACGAGAGTTATCGGGGCGCGCGGCCTCGGTGAGCGGCGGGGCCCGGGCGTGCAAGGCGGGGAGCGGGGGCAGGGTGAGCGGCGCGGCCCGGCCGTGCAATGCAGGGGCAGAGTGAGCGTCGGGGCCAGGCCATGCGGGGGCAGGATGGGCAGCGGGGCCAGGCCacgtgggggcagagcagggctcgTGGGGAGTGAGGCTATGACAAGATGAGCGGCGCGGCACGGCGTAATACGGAGAGAGGGGCAGGTCACTTCCCCCCCCCGCTTGATCTCTGAACGCGTGGGCGTGACAGTCCCGGGGGCTCTTCTTGTCTCActatcctgggcccagcctctaAGCACCAGCTGCTAACTCAGCGCCCACCTGCCCTTGATCGGTACGTACCGTTCCtgctgccaggggcggctccaggtaccagcacagcaagcacatgcggggggaggggggcaaaccATGGGGGGCGGCAGACTTGCAGCCTTCCGTGGTGTTTCTGTGGGAGATCTGCTGGTCTTGTAGttttggtggtaatttggcagtGAATAGCCAAaggtgcgggaccagcggacctgccgctgaatccgcgtgaCCGGGGctgacctcccgcagaaacgcccccaaaggctgcctgactgccgtgcttggggtggcaaaaaacatagaggcCCCCCTGCCTGCTGGCTGCTGAATCCTTCCTGAGCTCACAATTTTATATGGACAGATGTATCCATCTGCCTGGCCCGCTGACATTCCGTCGCAGGgagggactagggtgaccagagggcaagtatgaaaaaccaggacaggagtggggagtaatagaagcctatataagaaaaagatccaaaaattgagacatctggtcacctaggAGTGACTGAACCCTTCTGGACATTATTCCCAGGAGGGTTAGACATGATTTGCAATATAGAGGCctttccctgtcccaaagagcttccagtctaaacaAGCCCGAGTGAGAGTGCATGGGGCGTGGACGGAATGcccatggtttttaaaaaatacattgttaatGTGATTTGATTCCTTTCTAGTCGCTGTCACAGATGATGGGAGTCTTGAGCAAGGAGCCTGGGCCTGCAGTAGGGAGGGCATGCTGTGTATGGGTGGGTGGCACGGAGACAGCCAAGAGAGGAATAGATGAAGGTGGTACCAAGGTTGGTACCACTGTGGATGAATCAGCATCGTGCACTATTTGAAGTACTGGTACGGGTGGGTGTAGGCCTGCCAAAAACTAAAGGCCCTCTCCTTTCACGAAGTGAAGGAACCACTAAATTCAGGCTCCACTTGACTACAGGgggcaacaaatgaaaaaacagaaatgggAGTGAAGGTCACAGGGCAAAActcagggatccagagggggacACAGAGCAAAGAGCCCTGACAACAGCCACTGCTCCTCAGAGAAGTCCAGtggatgctgtccagagcagatCTGTGTGGAGACATGACTTTACCAGGGAAAGGAAAtaacccaccctcccctcccccctctgccccccaccaagCTTTCTCCGCCTAGAATGATGGATGGCTGTCTTGGCCAGCACCAGGGGTAGGTTGATGAGGAGGTTTTGCAAATTGTGGGGTCACAGATAGGGTGTGTATGAATTGGGATGTGCGGGGGACAGTGCAGCCAGGAACTCAGTAGGAGGTTCTGGAGGAGTCAgaagaggggctgcagcctggcccaCCCTATGTAGATGCAGCACAAAAGACGCACAAAGAGGCAGGGGTCAGGAGAGTTTGTGAACCACACCAAGTACGTGCTTGCACTCACAGCATCCCCAGTGGGCCGTGGGATCAGAGTGGAGTACAGGCTAGCGCACTGGGTTCCTTGCCCTCCACTGGTGGCAACAGGCCCCATTGCTCGGTATTGGGGGGACACGAGGTTGAGGAAGTGAATAGGCTGGAGGAGaggtgtgtacagatgtttcctggGTACAGTTTGGAGGTGGACTGGCTGGATATTGTGCATGTTGGAGGTGGCTGGCAAGGCTTACGGGATGGCATCAACGGCATGCTTTAGGGGGCCAGGGGTGAGAAGTGGGCAGGGAGGACACTCCTTCAAGGCTTGCTTAAGGGAAAGCAAGAGACGCAGGAGGCAAGGTTGCCCTCACCACCTGAAGCACATGACAGGTCGCGTGGGGTGGATAGCTCCTGGCCACATCAcggttgtgtagtgaaggagaccTGCAGGCCCTCTGCCtcctttgttgcagaagttggagggtGTGTAGGGAATGAAGTATGGGATTCCAAAAGGAGCAGGAATAGTCACATTGCACTTGAATGCTGCCTTGGGGAActggattctctctctgcctctgccagagagtttctgtgtgatgctgggcaagtcacttacatgCACATTTTCACAGGTGTTCTTCCTTTTTCGTACGCCAAACTTGAGacccctggggtctgatttgcaccCGTGCAGAGCGCTCACTGTTGCAgctggtcagtgggagctgtgctttgaacatagaCTGTTATGTAATGCCAAGAAAATCAGGTCCCAGGTCTCTCCAGTTGGTCACCTgaaattagtggacacttctgACCTTAATCTCTTGTGCTTCAGGCCCCtgtctgtaacatggggatactGATATAAACTgtatctcacagggatgttgggAAGTTAAATTCATTGGTGTTTGTGGAGAGCTACAAAAAGTCTCTGAGGGAATAATTCTGTACTCAGTgtagggtttgaatagtgtgcagcaATTAAGACATGGGACCACACATTGAATGATGAGGATaaagcaaaatattgaatagctactaggctgtcgattaatcacagttaactcactcaattaactgaaaaaaattaatcgcaattaatcgcactgttaaacaatagagtaccagctgaaatttattaaagatcttttgatgttttcctacattttcaaatatattgatttcaagtaTAAGACTGAATACGAAGTGtataatgctcactttatattattatttttattacaaatatttgcactgtaaaaatgataaaattaatagtatttttcaattaacctcatacaagtacagtagtgcaatctcttaacTATGAatgtgtaacttacaaatgtagattttttttggttacataactgcactcagaaacaaaacaatgtaaaactttagagcctacaagtccactcagtcctacttcttgttcagccaattgctaagacaaacaagtttgtttatatttatgggacataatgctgcttgcttcttatgTACAATATCACCTAAagagagaacaggtgttcacatggcacttttgtagccagcattgcaaggtatttatgtgccagatatgctaaacattcgtatgtcccttcatgcttcgaccaccattccagaagacatgcctccatgctgatAGTACttgttcaaaaaataattttgttaattaaatttgtgactgaactccttgggggagaattgtatatctcctgctctgttttacccacattctgccatatatttcatgttatagcagtcttagatgatgacccagcacatgttcattttaagaacatttctaaacatagctacagcactcaacccaaggtttaagaatctaaagtgccgtccaaaatctgagagggatgatgTATGGAGcacgctttcagaagtcttaaaagagcaacactcagatgcagaaatatagaacctgaaccatcaaaaaagaaaatcaaccttcggttggtggcatctgactcaaatgatgaaaatgaacatgtgtggGTCCACagtgctttggatcgttatcgagcagaacccgtcatcagcatggaagcatgtcctctggaatggtggttgaagcatgaagggacatttgAATCTTTACCGCATTTGGCATGTAAATGTCTTCTggtgccagctacaacagtgccttgagaatggctgttctcactttcaggtgacactgtaaacaagatgtgggcagcattatctcctgcaaatcgtaaccaaacttgtttgcctgagcaattggctgaagtaggactgaatggacttgtaggctctaaagttttatattgttttatttttgagtacagttattttttgtgcataattctacatttgtaagttcaactgtCATTAAAAAGAGATTATACTACagaacttgtattaggtgaattgaagtatactatttctttttttttacagtgcaaatatatgtaataaaaaatacatataaagtctgcactgtactttgtattctgtgttgtaactgaaatcagtatatttgaaaatgtagaaaacatccaaaaatatttaaataaatggtattctattattttttaagtgtgcttaattgcgattaattttttaaattgcgtgattaatcatgattaatatttttaatctcttgacagccctaatagctATCTGTTCAGcaagcaccatccatcctgtgcatggaatgaagcaggagtcctgtggaacaaatagtatgtgatcatgtaattaaagactttcaTAACGTgtatgcacaagggggccaaacTAAAATTGCAGGGGCATCcttaatcctggcatttcctaatttatgAGTGTTTAATTTTGCAACCtgaacttttaactttttttcctttcttatttttGTAATGTAGTAGTCTATATAATCTAGTGTTTACTGGAGCAGTTTCAGTCATCTTAACTATTGGACTTCTGGTCTGATAGGGTTTCCGATTGCATAAACTAGATAATAGATCTCAGAAaggatatattttattttgacttggATACTTCATGTAAGGCAAAATTGTGAAAAACAAATCACAGGAGGTTCTATTTCCCTTTAGTTTTGTTGTCTTAAACAAAAGCCGCTTTGTATTTTTGAACAGGGGGACTTTGGAAACTCTTGTGTAGGTAATAAGGTTGGAAAAGTGAGTTCTTTCATTGCTGCTTCCTTCAACATCCCAGATTtgtaaaaaattatttaacttttttttttttttttttaaacaaaatgaaatcagTTGCAACAAGATTTTTATCTGGGGCACTTAGCACTAGTGGAATGCAGCCAGTGATGACTAATTAAAATCTGTGCTGTTGCAGTCACCCTTTAAGACGAGCAAGAGAGCCAACGAGTGCTGTATGCTTAGTCCTAAGTAGAGTGTTGGTTTAATGTCAGTTGGGTTACATCTTCCACGCTGCAGGAGGATGGACTCAGTGATCTACAAGCTCTCTCCTGTTTCTGATCCTTTTGTACCGACTTTGCAATCAGCTTGTTTTGTGGTATCTTTCTGCAGGTCCTGCAGGGATGCAGACTGGTTCCCAGCACCCATCTCCCTGTTACAAGACAGTCATGGTTGTGTGTCTTTCCATCTGCTGGATcgcctgcctctttctgccctctGTTAAGCAGTGGGCCTAGACTAGCGTCCGTGGCCCCATCAGAATGGAGAGGTGGGGGCTTGTCCTCTTCTGGTTGGGAGCAGGATAGCAATGAGCCAGCACCCAGTGGAAAGCTCCTGGAAGCTGTCCGTCTGTCCCTGGCGGCACAGCAGAGACAAGCTGATATAGGGAACTCGGAGCTGGGGAAGATGTTGAATTCATTCTCTGACATGGGATTCAGTAACGCCCAGATAATGCAGCTGTTTGGGTTGCAGCCCAGGCTGGCTCCTCAGACACGGCTGGCGGTGGTTTCCGAGCTCCTCCTGTTGGGCTTGGATGCTGACTCCACGCTGAAGGTCTTGCAGAAGAGCCCTGAAGTGCTAAGGATGACAGCCCAGCAGCTGAGGCATCGTGCAGACTACCTGCGGAGACTGGACCTCGGAGAAGGTAACATGGTGTTGCGTGCTTACTGCCTTACACAAGATACAATGCTGAAGTGTTGCAAAAAGTACCTTGTGCCCTCAAATGATCCCCTCTCTGCAGTTACGCTCTTCTGGAGTGAGAGCTGTTTAACTCTGGTGTCCTGGCGGCACACCCTCAGATCTCTTGCAGCATGATAGGAAAAAACTCTGGTGTAAGAGATGGGAGATTTGACCCGAGGGATGTTACCTACCAAAATGATGCACCAGAACTCAGACAGCTTCTAGCTCTGCCTTTGGTGGGGTTCATAAAATCACCCAGTTGGAAGGTATTTGGACATTGAGTGCTTCAGCAGTTGTTCCAGCTGCCAGAAATTGCACAGAATCAGGATCATGGGAAGGAAAGTCAGCAGATTAATTAACACTATCACAGCTCTGTGAAACATTTTAGAAAGAATGTTTTAAATCTCTTCCCTCAGTTCTAGCCTGTtgccacccccccacctcccagaaaTGTATGCAgtctccctccagccctctgcaaaTGCTGATCTGTGCCAGGGAGAAAAGCTTCTGTTATCAGACcatttctgccaccccaagcatctcTGTCCCAACTGAATTGCTGCTGACAGATCAATCTCTGTTACTTGTGTGTTGCAgtgcttttcccctctctctgcccgcCCTGACAGGAATGTGTTTCATTTGATGGGGACTAATTTTCTATAGCTGAAAATTTCCCCCTTGTGCTACTACCACTAATTAGACATAGTAGCAAACTGCCTGTTCACCAGCTTAGCCAACCTGttgctctagagcaggggtctcaaatgaccacaagggccacatgaggtctagtgcattggcccgagggctgcatcacCTGACACCCCCGCCCTcactgcccctggccccactccaccccttacatgaggccctgcccctgccctgcctcttcccactccttcccatcccatttccacccccttccccagggggtgcagggtgtggcaggggctcagggcagggagttgagatgcagaaggtgtgcagggtgcggcaggggttcagggcagggagttggtgtgtggggtgcaacaggggtgaggggtgcggcagggtattggggtgtggggtcagcaggtggctcaggtcagggagtgcaggaggagtgtagggtggcagggggctcagggcatggagTTGTGGTGCATGAggagtgtgggatgcagcagggagctcagggcagggagatgggTGCAGGCGGGGTgtgggtgcggcagggggctcagagcagggagtagggtgcagaaggggtgtggggtgcagcagggggctcagggcagagagttggggtgcaggaggggtacgcAGTGCGAGCTCCAGACCGGTGCCACTTACCTAGAGCGGCTTTGGAGAGGCAGCAGTGCCattggggccagggcaggatcCTGGCCCCGTGCCACGCTGCTccgctccaggaagcagctggaaccacGGCTCCATGGCGAGCAGGGGTGGTCACAGGGCTCCACTGCTGGTCCTCCAGGTACCGCccatgaagctcccattggctgtggttctctgttcccagccaatgggagctgcggggggcggtaCCTTGAAGCGAGGCAACagaggagccctctgcctccttccccctcccctccggcCCGAAGGGACGTGCTACCAGCCGCTtcagggagtggcatggggctcaATCCCATGGGCCGGATTcgcccgcgggctgtagtttgcccacccctggcctggaggtaggagTGGGGCATGGGGAACTTGGCAGGCCGCACAGAAGAGTCCTGCgggctgcgtgtttgagacccctgctctactccacagagcaccctgctgggagaggcaggTGGCTCAGGCTGTTTGTCCTACGTGAGACTCCTGATCCCATATTCTGCTTGTGAGAAGGGAGAGGCAGACCAATCCACCTCAGCTTCAAATCTGACTGTGTATATCTGCTGCTCAGCATGCAGGAGAGGATGATTTACTAGGGACAGGGATTCAAGCATGTCTCACTGTCTGCCCTTTCGTCTGATACAGGGAACCTGCAGCATGTGGTGAGCCACTGCCCCAGTATCTTCACCTTGTCCTGGAAGAAAATAGATGCAGTGGTGCGGGTGTTCAAGGAGAAGTGTATTTTCACAGTGGATCAGGTGACAGAGATTCTGCATCACTGCCCCAATGTCCTGTTGGAGGAACCGCATGACCTGGAATACAAATTCCAGGTGAGGCTGGGCCTGTGGGGGGCTGCAGAACTTCTTCCCTAAGGGCCTGCTGTAGCATGAACCCATCTGAAAGTCTGGCTGGTGGTTTGGACTCCAGGGCACATGGAGAAATCAAACCAGAGTCGGAATCACCAGGTTTATCTCCCCACATGTATCTGTCTTGTGCCGCACACCGACATCTGAGTGTCATGGGATTGGCTTCTCTTGTGCCTCTCAATCTGAGAGATCTGAAGTAGAGATGGAGCAGCATGCATGTGAATTTAGTGGATATACACATGCAGTGTGCAAACAGGTTCTGCTTAACTGGGTCTGACTGTACTGTTGATGCTAACACTTCAGAGTGCTGTCATCTTTTACAGAGGCCAGGTTGGAGGGACTGAGCTGCAGTATTTTACTTGCTTGGTGTCTGCTCCACTCTTCTCCCTCCTGGCCTTCCTGAAAAAAGGATGACCTCCAAAATGTAACAGCTGAAGTGCACTTGTGTTTAATACTCTTCCACCCTCTTCAAAAAACCCTCATCACCAGTGATCCTGTCGAGACCTTTGCTCTGCTTTTGAGTTCATCCGTCACCTAGTGCTCTAaggagcagggactgtgtcttggTAAATGTACTGCCAGTGTGCACAGTAATAACTGTTCGCAGTAGGTGCATTAGAAATCCTCAATTCAGATTTCTCTGTGACTAGTTACCTGGGTACGTCCATAGGAAAAATGAGGCACAGCTTTTATATCCCCTTAGCACAACCCAGTGTATTTCCTGGGATGTGCTGACATCAGCTAAACAGGTGTCTGTTCCTTCCGCTTTGCGGGGTGTATTTTTGTCTCCCTTTGTCTTTCTTGCAGTACGTGTACTTCAGAATGGGAGTAAAGCACAAAGCAgtggtgaaatctggtctcttccGAACTCCAATAGCTGAGGTCAAGAACCGGCACATCTTCTTAGAGCGCCTGGGGCTTTATCAAACCCCTGACAAGAAAGGCCAGACCCAGATCGTCAACCCGAAACTGAAGGAGATCATCCAAGTCTCAGAAGGGGACTTCCTGGCCAAGATAGCCCACTCCTCCCTGGAGGAGTTTGAGGTCTTTAAGAAGCTGCTGGCtcgggaggagggagagggagttcaGGATATAGCATCTGAAGAGAGAGACTCAGCCAgcgaaggggaaggggaaatgtcTGACAGTGAGGAAGGAAACTGAACTCTTACCCCCAAGCTTCAGTAAGGATTTGACCAAAGAGTCATTGGTGGAACCAGCTGCTGGGGTTACCACACATCTTGGCTGCTCCTAGACCTGTGTGCATCTGACCTGTGTGTTTAATGGTGCTGCCATGACATCACTAGTTCGAAAACATTCACTGGACACAGGTTCCcctgggccacagcctggggcttgggGGAGGCAGTTCTGTCCTTGTTTTCCTCAGTGAGCTGAGGCCTCTATTTCAGGTGGCTGTGTAAAACCAATAAAGCTCAGACCCTTCAGGAAGCGAGTGCCCTTCTCTGTCgcttggcctgattttcacacaCAAGTGCGGTGGGACACCCCAGCTCAAGAGGGATTTGCTGTTTCATT
This window harbors:
- the MTERF4 gene encoding transcription termination factor 4, mitochondrial; translation: MHSSSSLGAIRELSGRAASVLQGCRLVPSTHLPVTRQSWLCVFPSAGSPASFCPLLSSGPRLASVAPSEWRGGGLSSSGWEQDSNEPAPSGKLLEAVRLSLAAQQRQADIGNSELGKMLNSFSDMGFSNAQIMQLFGLQPRLAPQTRLAVVSELLLLGLDADSTLKVLQKSPEVLRMTAQQLRHRADYLRRLDLGEGNLQHVVSHCPSIFTLSWKKIDAVVRVFKEKCIFTVDQVTEILHHCPNVLLEEPHDLEYKFQYVYFRMGVKHKAVVKSGLFRTPIAEVKNRHIFLERLGLYQTPDKKGQTQIVNPKLKEIIQVSEGDFLAKIAHSSLEEFEVFKKLLAREEGEGVQDIASEERDSASEGEGEMSDSEEGN